The sequence TATGAAACTTCTTACCACGCCGAAAGAACGCACAATCAGAATGAAACCGCCGCGCCAGGTTTCGAAATTGGAAAAAGTACTTTTTCCGATTATAGGACTCCTGCTTACGTGTTCAATAACCCCTTCAGCAATTCCGCTTTTGGGAATGTTGTTTTTCGGCAATTTATTGAAGGAGAGCGGAGTTACGAAAAGATTGGCTGAAACGGCGAGAGGAGCATTGATCGATATTGTTACAATTCTAATCGGTCTGACTGTCGGAGCTTCAACCCAGGCAACTACTTTTCTGACCGCTAAATCGGTCGGCATCTTCGTACTCGGCGCGGTTTCGTTTATTATTGCAACGACGGGCGGAATTCTTTTCGTTAAATTTCTCAATTTATTTTTGAGCGATAAGAATAAAATCAATCCTCTTATTGGCAATGCGGGAGTATCCGCAGTTCCGGACAGCGCCCGCGTTTCCCAAATGGTGGGATTACAATACGATCCGACCAACCATCTTTTAATGCATGCCATGGCGCCCAATGTGGCGGGAGTTATCGGCTCGGCTGTTGCAGCTGGTATTATGTTGTCGTTCTTCGTGGGATAATTATTTACTTCTTTTTCTCACCTTCGATTTCTATCTTTGACGATTGAAAAGCGGAGATCTGTTTTCCGCTTTCCTTTAATATTGCAATAAAAAATCATTTATTATAAATAAACTAATCGTGTTCAAGAATTATATTTTTTATTCGATAATTAATCACGACACGTTATCGTTCCGTTAAGAAAGGATTATTAAATGTTTGTTATAGACAACAAGCCTGAGGTAAAAGAAAAAAAGCTATCCGAATTTCAAATCAGATATCGGGAATTAGACCGCTATTACTCCGAAAAAGAATTAGGCTCCGTAGTTAAAGAAGGCGCAACCATATTCAGATTGTTTGCCCCTTCGCCGGTTCAGGTTAGACTCTGCGTTTTCGAAAAACCCGAGGATTCTTTCTGCCGCGAATATTTTATGGAACGCGACGACGACGGCGTTTGGGAAATTCTGATCGACGAAGATCTGACCGGAAAATTTTACGGTTATAAAGTTTATCATGAAGGCGAAGACATATCAAATCCCAACAAGCCGATATGCACCGATCCTTATTCGAAAGCGGTAGCGACTTTTACTACTTATCAAAACCCCCGACGCTCAATTGTAGTAAAGCAGAAAGATTTCGACTGGGAAGGAACGGAATACGTTCATCGCGATTGGAGAGACTTGATAATCTACGAATGCCACGTCCGCGATATGACGATCGATAAAACTTCCGGAGCAAAAAGTCCCGGCACTTATAAAGGGATGGTCGAGCGGGACATTAAGGGCGGATTGAATTATATCAAATCGTTGGGCGTTAACGCAGTAGAACTTTTGCCCGTTCACGAATACGGCTACTGCGAACTACCCTACGGCACAATCAAAAACGGCGTTATTAACAACATCAATCCTTACGAAAGGAATCACTGGGGTTATATGACCGCCGCATATTTTGCGCCCGCCGCATACTATTCCGAAAATTCGCCCTCCTTCCGATGGAACAGATGGATCGGCAAGAGCGGAAGGCAGATTGAAGATTTCAAGGAAATGGTCAAAGCCTTTCATAAAGAAAACATTGCCGTCATTCTCGACGTGGTATACAATCATTTTTCCGAATACGAACTCGGCAATCTGAAACAAATCGACAAAGAATATTATTTCAGGCTCGACGAAAACGGCAATTTCGAATCGAGAAGCTGGTGCGGCAACGACTTAAAAACAGAACGCCCGATGGTCAGAAGGTTAATTATCGAAAGCCTGCTTTACTGGATGACAGAATATCATATCGACGGTTTCAGATTCGACATTGCGACGTTAATCGATTGGGAAACAATCGAACGTTTTACAAACGAAGCCAGAAAAATCAACCCTGACGTTATTCTAATAGCCGAGCCGTGGGGCGGAGGCGCTTATAATCCCGGAGGGTTTTCCGACAGAGGCTGGGCTGCCTGGAACGATCAGATTCGAAACGGAATAAAAGGAGAAAATCCCTTTAACGGCAAAGGCTGGATTTTCGGCAAATGGTACGGCAACAATTCTCCCAAAAGAATTAAAAGTTATGTCAACGGGACATTGAGGCGCGACGAATACGGAATTTACAACAAAAAAGAGCACTCCGTTAATTATATCGAATCGCACGACAATTATACGCTCGGGGATTTTATAAGAATTGCCTCCGGCGAAGTTGACGCCCATAAAATAATCAAAAACGTCGACGAATTCGTCAGGCTTTCCCCCCGCCAGCTAAAACTGAACAAACTTGCGGCTCTCTTCCTTCTTACATCTCAAGGGATGATAATGATACACGAAGGTCAGGAATTCGCGCGTTCGAAAGTGATTCCTTATAATATCAAAGCGCCCGATCCGCGAAAAGGCACAATGGACAACGATTCTTACAACAAGGACAATAAGACAAATTACATAAATTATGCTCAAGCCGAAACAAATAAAGAACTGCTCGATTATTACAAAGGTTTGATAGAGATACGCAATAAATACGAAGCATTCAGAAGAGCAAATTACAACGACATTGCGTTTTTCGACCACGTCAAAAGCGAATTCGGACTGGCATACCTGCTCAAATACGGAGAAGAACATTTTACAGTATTATTCAACGCCGAGCAGGAAGTAAATCTTGAATTCCCTCTCCCGCCCGGCAATTGGGAAATATTGGCTAACGACAAACAGGCGGGCGTTAAAAAATTGGGCGAGGCATCGGGCAATATTATTGTGCCGCCTGTTTCCGGGTGTATTTTAAGGATGATTAGAGATCGAAGCTGAATCCGGACATTATCATGTAATTTGTAATTGCTTCGCCGTTTAATCTGAACACATTTAGTTTGAACTCTACAATTAAAGCCAGATTTCCTTTCATGTGTTGAACTATCCCGGCGCCGAACCCCGTCAGAAAAGTATATTCCGTAACCTCTCTGCCATTAATGGCGGCGACGTATACCGGATAACCTTCGAAAGCGAGTATTTCGTTCTCGTATTTGTTATAAGTTATATAAGAAACGCCCATTTCCATTTCGAGGAAAAACGAGACTGTTTTGACCGTATCCATTTCTCTGCGCAGTCCGAGCCCGAACAGATACATTTTATGATCGTTTTCGTTGAACGAGTTATAGATTTTATTGTCTACTATAGCGTGAACGACATTTTGATTCCACCAGTAATTGCCCGCTAAGTTATTCCGTTAAAAGTCAACAGAGAAAATTGACCTATTGTTATGTCAATTTTGATTTAGAGCCATATAGTTCTTTGACATGTTGAATAAGTTTTCTTAAGTTTCCTCAGGAAAACAGTGAGAGTCTGATCCCGTAAAAATCTTTTCATTAGATTCCGCATCAAGCGGTTTTAATATTTGGGACTGCTCTTTCTGTTTTCTCTTTTTAAGTTGCCTTCTGGAAACAGGAGCTGTTATATCCATCGGCTGATATCTTCTTGTGTAATCTTCTTTGGCTCTATTGATGTTGTCTTTATGTTTTGCTCTGTTTGCTCTGTCAACTTCAGGATCATATTGTCTGTTATGTTTAAGCATACCATAAACGATTCTTAGTATCTTATACATTACAGCACCCAATGCAGCCATCTTAGGCATACCTTTTTGAAGATGCATTGCATAGATTTCCTTTATGTAAGGATTATGCACAGTAGCAAAACGAGCAATGTTAAACAATAACTCTCTGGGCTGTTTTCTTCCTCGCTTACTCATCTTAAAACCCGAGAGTCCATCTCCGCTTTGCTTGAATACAGGGTGAACACCAAAGAAGCTTGCAAGTTTTTTTGAAGAAGAAAATCTTTCAACAGAAAGAATTTCTATCATAAGTCCAACAGCCGAATATGTCCCAATTCCCTTGAAGCTTTTTAACAGTTCAACTTCAGCAATATTGCAACTGGCTTGAAGTTGTTTTGTTTGCAGAACAATCAGTTTTCTTAGCTGAA comes from Melioribacter roseus P3M-2 and encodes:
- a CDS encoding sodium ion-translocating decarboxylase subunit beta, which produces MMEFFKFIGHGFDIFMQYTAFANVTVGHLIMITVGLIFIYLAITKEYEPLLLVPIGFGILIGNIPFAEAANLKVGIYEEGSVLSYLYYGVTHGIYPPLIFLGIGAMTDFSTLLSNPKLIILGAAAQIGIFGAYTIALALGYLPQQAAAIGIIGGADGPTAIFLSAKLAPELTGAIAISAYSYMALVPVIQPPIMKLLTTPKERTIRMKPPRQVSKLEKVLFPIIGLLLTCSITPSAIPLLGMLFFGNLLKESGVTKRLAETARGALIDIVTILIGLTVGASTQATTFLTAKSVGIFVLGAVSFIIATTGGILFVKFLNLFLSDKNKINPLIGNAGVSAVPDSARVSQMVGLQYDPTNHLLMHAMAPNVAGVIGSAVAAGIMLSFFVG
- a CDS encoding alpha-amylase family glycosyl hydrolase codes for the protein MFVIDNKPEVKEKKLSEFQIRYRELDRYYSEKELGSVVKEGATIFRLFAPSPVQVRLCVFEKPEDSFCREYFMERDDDGVWEILIDEDLTGKFYGYKVYHEGEDISNPNKPICTDPYSKAVATFTTYQNPRRSIVVKQKDFDWEGTEYVHRDWRDLIIYECHVRDMTIDKTSGAKSPGTYKGMVERDIKGGLNYIKSLGVNAVELLPVHEYGYCELPYGTIKNGVINNINPYERNHWGYMTAAYFAPAAYYSENSPSFRWNRWIGKSGRQIEDFKEMVKAFHKENIAVILDVVYNHFSEYELGNLKQIDKEYYFRLDENGNFESRSWCGNDLKTERPMVRRLIIESLLYWMTEYHIDGFRFDIATLIDWETIERFTNEARKINPDVILIAEPWGGGAYNPGGFSDRGWAAWNDQIRNGIKGENPFNGKGWIFGKWYGNNSPKRIKSYVNGTLRRDEYGIYNKKEHSVNYIESHDNYTLGDFIRIASGEVDAHKIIKNVDEFVRLSPRQLKLNKLAALFLLTSQGMIMIHEGQEFARSKVIPYNIKAPDPRKGTMDNDSYNKDNKTNYINYAQAETNKELLDYYKGLIEIRNKYEAFRRANYNDIAFFDHVKSEFGLAYLLKYGEEHFTVLFNAEQEVNLEFPLPPGNWEILANDKQAGVKKLGEASGNIIVPPVSGCILRMIRDRS